The following coding sequences lie in one Pseudarthrobacter phenanthrenivorans Sphe3 genomic window:
- a CDS encoding undecaprenyl-diphosphate phosphatase gives MNWFEAALLGLVQGLTEFLPISSSAHLRIVGQFLPNAADPGAAFTAITQLGTETAVLVYFWRDIVRIVKSWAGSLTGKIPRQDPDARMGWLVILGSLPIVVLGLLFQDQIESVLRSMWIVATMLIVFGLFLAVADAVGKQERDLSRLTYKHGILFGFAQAMALIPGVSRSGGTITAGLLMGYTREAAARYSFLLAIPAVFGSGLYQLYKTVSKEGISGPYGLPETALATAIAFVVGYIIIGWFLKFVSTRSYRLFVWYRILLGMALYLLLGFGVISA, from the coding sequence GTGAACTGGTTTGAGGCGGCCCTGCTGGGCCTAGTGCAGGGACTGACCGAATTTCTACCCATTTCGTCGAGTGCACATCTGCGGATTGTGGGGCAGTTCCTGCCCAATGCAGCAGATCCCGGGGCAGCCTTTACCGCCATCACCCAGCTGGGAACAGAAACCGCTGTCCTGGTGTACTTCTGGCGGGACATCGTCCGGATTGTTAAGTCGTGGGCCGGCTCCCTTACAGGAAAGATCCCGCGGCAGGACCCCGATGCCCGGATGGGCTGGCTGGTGATCCTGGGAAGCCTGCCGATCGTGGTGCTGGGCCTGCTGTTCCAGGACCAGATCGAGTCCGTGCTGCGCAGCATGTGGATCGTCGCCACAATGCTGATCGTCTTTGGGCTCTTCCTCGCGGTCGCGGACGCTGTTGGCAAGCAGGAACGCGACCTGAGCCGGCTGACCTACAAGCACGGCATCCTGTTCGGCTTTGCCCAGGCCATGGCGCTCATTCCCGGTGTTTCCCGCTCCGGCGGCACCATCACGGCGGGCCTGTTGATGGGCTACACCCGTGAGGCCGCTGCCCGTTACTCCTTCCTCCTTGCCATCCCTGCGGTTTTTGGCAGTGGGCTCTACCAGCTGTACAAGACGGTTTCCAAGGAAGGCATCAGCGGACCGTATGGCCTGCCGGAAACCGCCCTGGCCACGGCGATCGCCTTCGTGGTGGGCTACATCATCATTGGCTGGTTCCTGAAGTTCGTCTCCACCCGCAGCTACCGCCTGTTTGTCTGGTACCGGATCCTGCTGGGCATGGCCCTGTACCTGCTTCTCGGTTTCGGTGTCATCAGTGCCTAG
- the mshC gene encoding cysteine--1-D-myo-inosityl 2-amino-2-deoxy-alpha-D-glucopyranoside ligase: protein MKSWTSRPVPALPGNMPAIRLYDTAAGREVALEQENHPSMYVCGITPYDATHMGHASSYVAFDLLNRAWRDAGQEVAYVQNVTDVDDPLLERATATGVDWRDLAAGQIELFQTDMEALNVLPPDHYVGAVESIGLIVPEVERLVSLGLAYKVDGTNGEPDGDVYYDVEAAGKQSVAPDAWTLGCISGLNESEMLELFAERGGDPGRAGKRQALDPLLWRVEREGEPSWPGGSLGPGRPGWHIECTVIAQKYLPQPFTVQGGGSDLIFPHHEMGAGHAYSLAGVPLARHYAHAGMVGLDGEKMSKSKGNLVLVSKLRAAGEDPAAIRLGILAHHYRSDWSWTDHGFEDAKAILASWRQALPHAPAGSAAPLVAAMREALAADLNAPAAVAAVNRWAEQALSDGGPASPADQAMVRDAVDALLGVVL, encoded by the coding sequence GTGAAATCCTGGACCTCCCGCCCCGTTCCCGCCCTGCCCGGAAACATGCCGGCCATCCGCTTGTACGACACCGCAGCGGGCCGGGAGGTCGCCCTGGAGCAGGAGAACCATCCCTCCATGTATGTCTGCGGCATCACCCCCTACGACGCCACCCACATGGGCCACGCCTCCAGCTACGTCGCGTTTGACCTGCTGAACAGGGCCTGGCGGGATGCCGGGCAGGAGGTGGCCTACGTCCAGAACGTCACGGACGTGGATGATCCCCTCCTGGAACGCGCAACCGCCACCGGCGTTGACTGGCGGGACCTCGCGGCCGGCCAGATCGAACTTTTCCAGACGGACATGGAAGCCTTGAATGTCCTGCCGCCAGACCACTATGTGGGAGCTGTGGAATCGATCGGCCTGATTGTTCCCGAAGTGGAACGGCTGGTGAGCCTTGGCCTCGCCTACAAGGTGGACGGGACCAACGGCGAGCCTGACGGTGATGTCTATTACGACGTCGAGGCTGCCGGAAAGCAGTCGGTGGCCCCTGACGCATGGACGCTGGGATGCATTTCCGGGCTTAACGAAAGCGAGATGCTTGAGCTCTTCGCCGAGCGCGGCGGGGACCCCGGACGGGCAGGAAAGCGGCAGGCCCTGGATCCGTTGTTGTGGCGGGTTGAACGTGAAGGCGAACCGAGCTGGCCGGGCGGCAGCCTCGGACCGGGCAGGCCCGGCTGGCACATCGAGTGCACGGTCATCGCCCAGAAGTACCTGCCCCAGCCGTTTACCGTCCAGGGCGGCGGGTCGGACCTGATCTTCCCGCACCATGAAATGGGTGCAGGGCACGCCTACTCGCTGGCTGGCGTTCCGCTGGCCAGGCATTACGCCCACGCCGGCATGGTGGGGCTGGACGGCGAAAAGATGAGCAAGTCCAAAGGCAACCTGGTGCTGGTTTCAAAACTCCGGGCTGCGGGGGAGGACCCCGCCGCCATCCGCCTTGGCATCCTTGCGCACCACTACCGCTCGGACTGGTCCTGGACAGACCACGGATTCGAAGATGCCAAAGCCATCCTCGCCTCTTGGCGCCAGGCGCTGCCCCACGCTCCCGCAGGTTCCGCAGCACCCCTCGTTGCCGCCATGCGCGAAGCGCTGGCCGCGGACCTCAACGCCCCCGCCGCAGTTGCCGCCGTGAACCGGTGGGCAGAGCAGGCGCTGTCCGACGGCGGCCCCGCAAGTCCCGCGGACCAGGCCATGGTCAGGGATGCGGTTGACGCCCTCCTGGGTGTTGTTCTCTAG
- a CDS encoding PAC2 family protein encodes MNSFEGDTTEPGPGPERERFLQPVADGKRVTVMLAAFEGWNDAGEAASDSLRYLNKLWGGKKVASIDADEYYDFQFTRPTVRRNAAGERKIKWPSTRIYKASAPNSNVDVIFVQGTEPSYKWRAYTAELLVHAEALNVDYVVLVGALLADVPHSRPIPVSTSSDDAPLRERMNLEASQYEGPVGIVGVLSEVALLAGLPTVSLWAAVPHYVAQAPSPKAQLALLHRIEELLQVPLDTHELAEEADAWERGVDELATEDPEIAAYVRQLEEAKDTADLPEATGESIAREFERYLKRRGQDRP; translated from the coding sequence ATGAATAGCTTCGAGGGAGACACCACCGAACCGGGTCCCGGACCCGAGCGGGAGCGGTTCCTGCAGCCGGTCGCTGACGGGAAGCGCGTGACCGTAATGCTTGCCGCCTTTGAAGGCTGGAACGATGCCGGAGAGGCAGCCAGCGACTCTTTGCGCTACCTGAACAAGCTGTGGGGCGGCAAGAAAGTGGCGTCCATTGATGCCGACGAATACTACGACTTCCAGTTCACCCGGCCCACCGTCCGCCGGAACGCTGCCGGCGAACGCAAGATCAAGTGGCCCTCCACCCGGATCTACAAGGCCAGCGCGCCGAATTCCAATGTGGACGTCATTTTCGTGCAGGGCACGGAACCGTCCTATAAGTGGCGAGCTTACACCGCCGAACTCCTGGTGCACGCCGAAGCGCTGAACGTGGACTACGTGGTCCTGGTCGGCGCGCTCCTGGCCGACGTTCCGCACAGCAGGCCCATACCGGTCAGCACCTCCTCGGATGACGCTCCGCTGCGGGAACGCATGAACCTGGAGGCTTCGCAGTATGAAGGCCCGGTAGGCATCGTGGGCGTCCTGTCCGAGGTGGCCCTGCTCGCCGGCCTGCCCACCGTGTCGCTCTGGGCCGCAGTCCCCCACTACGTTGCCCAGGCGCCGTCGCCCAAAGCCCAGCTCGCGCTCCTGCACCGGATCGAGGAACTGCTCCAGGTTCCGCTGGACACGCATGAACTGGCAGAGGAAGCGGACGCGTGGGAGCGCGGCGTGGATGAGCTGGCCACGGAAGATCCGGAAATTGCGGCTTATGTCCGGCAGCTTGAGGAAGCCAAGGACACGGCAGACCTGCCCGAGGCCACCGGGGAATCGATTGCGCGCGAATTTGAGCGCTACCTCAAGCGGCGGGGCCAGGACCGCCCGTAG
- a CDS encoding HAD family hydrolase, producing MRLPAESSPLKAVLWDMDGTIVDTEPYWIAAEHALVEAHGGTWSHEQAMQLVGQSLTFSAGLLQEAGVDLEIREIIDTLTGAVVSSVQRQVPWRPGARELLEELHVAGVRCALVTMSEGPLARQVVASLPRQYFDVLVTGDTVAQGKPHPEAYLTAVEWLQDTDPELGIHHCVALEDSVPGVAAAVASGVATVAIPHIVPLPEDERYTLWDSLSGRSVTDLEALVLAGPVLRDSAAAQVLGMPVD from the coding sequence ATGCGACTGCCAGCCGAATCTTCCCCGCTCAAAGCCGTCCTGTGGGACATGGACGGCACGATCGTGGACACCGAACCGTACTGGATCGCTGCCGAACATGCCCTGGTGGAAGCGCACGGCGGAACCTGGAGCCATGAGCAGGCCATGCAACTCGTGGGCCAGTCCCTGACTTTCTCGGCCGGCCTCCTTCAGGAGGCCGGCGTGGACCTGGAGATCCGGGAGATTATCGACACCCTCACCGGAGCCGTGGTCAGCAGCGTCCAGCGCCAGGTGCCGTGGCGGCCGGGGGCGCGGGAGCTCCTCGAAGAACTGCACGTGGCCGGAGTGCGCTGCGCACTGGTCACCATGTCCGAAGGGCCACTGGCCCGGCAGGTGGTGGCCAGCCTTCCACGCCAATACTTCGACGTGCTGGTGACCGGCGATACCGTCGCCCAGGGCAAGCCGCACCCCGAGGCGTACCTGACCGCCGTCGAATGGCTGCAGGACACGGACCCTGAACTGGGCATCCATCACTGCGTTGCCCTGGAAGACTCGGTGCCGGGTGTGGCTGCCGCGGTGGCCTCCGGCGTGGCAACCGTGGCGATTCCCCACATCGTGCCCCTGCCCGAGGATGAGCGGTACACGCTGTGGGACTCGCTGTCAGGCCGGTCCGTAACAGATCTTGAGGCGCTGGTGCTGGCCGGTCCGGTCCTCCGCGATTCCGCCGCGGCGCAAGTCCTGGGGATGCCCGTTGACTGA
- a CDS encoding site-2 protease family protein, whose product MTDTGVPVRREGIPLGRIAGVPVVLAYSWFIIAAFTVIVYGPVLGQQNPALGVSAYIVAFAYALLLLISVLVHELAHALTARIYGWPTQKIVLNLWGGHTQFESFTATPGRSVLVALAGPAANFVLAAGAWLVLSSASMGSVAEILTNIFMWANFLIAVFNVLPGLPLDGGRLVESAVWKATGSQAKGTVAAGWGGRIIVIALCYWFIARPFLAGDSPDFSLLMITVLVGSFLWMGASASIQQGTLRGRLHLVSAAGLSTPATGLPATATVEEARRQGTDGTRSLVVCGPSGRPEAVVDAAALASVPAQAAASTPITAVSYALAPGAYVPEWSKGQELLQFLSQLEGRHYAVVDHNGRVTGLLSQDAVLAAITGRPIRPDTRRRGQNR is encoded by the coding sequence TTGACTGACACAGGCGTTCCGGTCCGGCGCGAAGGCATTCCATTGGGAAGGATTGCCGGGGTTCCGGTGGTGCTTGCCTACTCCTGGTTCATCATTGCCGCGTTCACGGTCATTGTTTATGGCCCTGTGCTGGGGCAGCAGAATCCTGCGCTCGGCGTCTCCGCGTATATCGTGGCGTTCGCTTACGCCCTCTTGCTCCTCATTTCGGTCCTGGTCCACGAACTCGCCCACGCCCTGACAGCCAGAATCTATGGCTGGCCCACGCAGAAGATTGTGCTCAACCTCTGGGGCGGCCATACGCAGTTCGAGAGCTTTACCGCGACGCCGGGGCGGTCCGTCCTGGTGGCCCTTGCCGGCCCGGCCGCCAACTTCGTCCTGGCTGCGGGCGCCTGGCTGGTGCTCAGTTCGGCCAGCATGGGCAGCGTTGCCGAGATCCTGACGAACATCTTTATGTGGGCGAATTTCCTGATAGCCGTCTTCAACGTGCTTCCCGGCCTCCCGCTTGACGGCGGACGCCTGGTGGAGTCGGCAGTGTGGAAGGCCACCGGCAGCCAGGCGAAGGGAACGGTGGCGGCTGGCTGGGGAGGCCGCATCATTGTGATCGCCCTGTGCTACTGGTTTATTGCCAGGCCCTTCCTGGCCGGCGATTCCCCCGACTTCAGCCTGCTGATGATCACGGTCCTGGTGGGCAGCTTCCTTTGGATGGGTGCGTCCGCTTCCATCCAGCAGGGCACCCTCCGCGGGCGCCTGCATCTGGTCAGCGCAGCAGGGCTTTCGACGCCGGCTACCGGGCTCCCGGCGACAGCCACCGTGGAGGAAGCCCGCCGGCAGGGCACAGACGGGACCAGGTCGCTGGTGGTGTGCGGACCGAGCGGGCGGCCAGAAGCGGTGGTGGATGCGGCGGCGCTGGCCTCTGTGCCTGCCCAGGCCGCGGCGTCGACTCCCATCACGGCTGTTTCCTATGCCCTGGCTCCGGGAGCGTACGTCCCGGAGTGGTCGAAAGGACAGGAGCTGCTCCAGTTCCTGTCCCAGCTTGAAGGGCGGCACTACGCAGTGGTGGACCACAACGGCAGGGTCACCGGGCTGCTCTCCCAGGACGCTGTCCTTGCCGCGATCACGGGGAGACCCATACGGCCCGATACGCGCCGGCGGGGCCAAAACCGGTAG
- a CDS encoding tRNA (adenine-N1)-methyltransferase, giving the protein MSSETAVNDATAAGATAGSAAGGSQPVGASRRRGPFREGERVQLTDERGRMNTITLESGGAFHTHRGFLNHDDIIGKVDGSVVVNNVGQQYQTLRPLLSDFVLSMPRGAAVVYPKDAGQIVTMADIFPGARVVEAGVGSGALSISLLRAVGDNGYLHSFERREEFADIARGNVETIFGGPHPAWQISLGDFQEEVVRTEAPGSVDRVVLDMLAPWECLDAVATVLAPGGVWINYVATVTQLSRTAEAIRADGRFTEPDAWESLVRGWHLEGLAVRPDHRMVAHTGFLLVTRRLADGVTGISVKRRPSKTDFNEDDVNAWTPGAVGERQVSDKKLRRAARDAIAGTNVKDDPEVTN; this is encoded by the coding sequence ATGAGCAGCGAAACTGCCGTCAACGATGCCACAGCAGCAGGTGCCACCGCCGGTTCTGCCGCCGGCGGCTCGCAGCCGGTGGGTGCCTCCCGTCGCCGTGGCCCCTTCCGCGAAGGCGAACGCGTCCAGTTGACCGACGAACGCGGGCGCATGAACACCATCACCCTCGAAAGCGGCGGGGCCTTCCACACCCACCGCGGCTTCCTCAACCATGACGACATCATCGGCAAGGTGGACGGCTCGGTAGTGGTGAACAATGTGGGCCAGCAGTACCAGACGCTGCGGCCCCTGCTCTCCGATTTTGTCCTGTCCATGCCGCGCGGGGCCGCCGTGGTGTATCCCAAGGACGCCGGCCAGATCGTCACCATGGCGGACATCTTCCCCGGCGCCCGTGTGGTTGAAGCCGGCGTCGGCTCCGGCGCATTGTCCATCTCCCTGCTCCGTGCCGTGGGCGACAACGGATACCTGCACTCGTTCGAACGCCGCGAGGAGTTCGCCGACATTGCCCGCGGCAACGTCGAGACCATTTTCGGCGGACCGCACCCTGCCTGGCAGATCTCCCTGGGCGACTTCCAGGAAGAAGTTGTCCGCACCGAAGCACCAGGCTCCGTTGACCGTGTGGTCCTGGACATGCTGGCCCCCTGGGAATGCCTGGACGCTGTTGCCACGGTCCTGGCTCCCGGCGGCGTGTGGATCAACTATGTTGCCACGGTGACCCAGCTCTCACGCACCGCCGAGGCAATCCGCGCCGACGGCCGGTTCACCGAGCCTGATGCGTGGGAATCCCTGGTCCGCGGCTGGCACCTCGAGGGCCTCGCCGTCCGCCCGGACCACAGGATGGTGGCGCACACCGGCTTCCTGCTGGTCACCAGGCGGCTTGCCGACGGCGTTACGGGCATCTCCGTCAAGCGCCGTCCCTCGAAGACTGACTTCAATGAAGACGACGTGAACGCCTGGACGCCGGGTGCCGTGGGGGAGCGCCAGGTCTCCGACAAGAAACTGCGGCGCGCAGCCCGCGACGCGATCGCGGGAACGAACGTCAAGGATGACCCCGAGGTTACGAACTAG
- the arc gene encoding proteasome ATPase: protein METPNQDSGRTPAEQSAANDLSVADRQVNILRDKLRHIDRQLAAATQNNTKLVSMLETAKAEILRLKNALDQEGQPPYSFGTILQLNPRRQPTPGSSGQAATEESVDIFNAGRKMRVGISPLVNINQLAVGQEVLLNEALLIVAGLGYERAGELATLKEMLGADRALVVGRADEERVVRLSGALLSEKLRVGDALSVDSRTGYALEKVPRSEVENLVLEEVPDITYEDIGGLGPQIEQIRDAVELPFLHPDLYREHGLKAPKGILLYGPPGCGKTLIAKAVANSLAARAAERSGNVDLKSYFLNIKGPELLDKYVGETERHIRLIFSRAREKASDGSPVVVFFDEMDSLFRTRGTGISSDVETTIVPQLLSEIDGVERLDNVIVIGASNREDMIDPAILRPGRLDVKVKIHRPDAEAAADIFNKYITPDLPFHETDLAEHNGDVQATVDAMIQRTVEAMYSTDKSNEFLEVTYANGDTEMLYFKDFNSGAVVQNVVDRAKKYAIKDLLTTHQKGLRIEHLLRAVVDEFREHEDMPNTTNPDDWARISGKKGERITYIRTIVQGKAGQEPGKSIETMPTTGQYL, encoded by the coding sequence ATGGAGACACCAAACCAGGACTCCGGACGTACACCGGCAGAGCAGTCTGCCGCCAATGACCTCTCGGTTGCCGACCGCCAGGTCAACATCCTCCGGGACAAGCTCAGGCACATAGACCGCCAGTTGGCTGCGGCAACGCAGAACAACACCAAGCTGGTCAGCATGCTTGAAACTGCGAAGGCCGAGATCCTTCGGCTGAAAAACGCCTTGGACCAGGAAGGACAGCCGCCCTACAGCTTCGGCACCATTCTCCAGCTGAACCCGAGGCGCCAGCCCACACCCGGCAGCAGCGGCCAGGCGGCGACGGAAGAATCGGTGGACATCTTCAATGCCGGCCGGAAAATGCGGGTGGGCATCAGCCCCCTGGTCAATATCAACCAGCTGGCGGTGGGCCAGGAGGTACTCCTCAACGAAGCGCTCCTCATCGTGGCCGGCCTTGGCTACGAGCGGGCTGGTGAGCTGGCCACGCTGAAGGAGATGCTCGGCGCTGACCGCGCCCTCGTGGTGGGGCGCGCCGACGAAGAACGGGTTGTCCGGCTTTCCGGAGCGCTCCTCTCCGAGAAGCTGCGGGTGGGCGACGCCCTGTCCGTGGATTCGAGGACCGGCTACGCCCTCGAAAAAGTGCCTCGCTCCGAGGTGGAGAACCTGGTGCTGGAGGAAGTCCCGGACATCACCTATGAAGACATTGGCGGCCTCGGACCGCAGATCGAACAGATCCGTGACGCCGTGGAGCTCCCGTTCCTGCACCCGGACCTCTACCGGGAGCACGGGCTCAAGGCGCCCAAAGGCATCCTGCTCTACGGCCCTCCAGGGTGCGGAAAGACTCTCATCGCTAAAGCAGTGGCCAACTCACTCGCCGCGCGCGCCGCAGAGCGTTCCGGCAATGTGGACCTCAAGAGCTACTTCCTGAACATCAAGGGACCGGAGCTGCTGGACAAGTACGTCGGTGAAACCGAGCGCCACATCCGGCTGATCTTCTCCCGGGCACGCGAAAAGGCTTCCGACGGAAGCCCCGTGGTGGTGTTCTTCGACGAGATGGATTCGCTGTTCCGCACCCGCGGCACAGGCATCTCGTCCGACGTCGAAACCACCATAGTGCCCCAGCTCCTCAGCGAGATCGACGGCGTGGAGCGGCTGGACAACGTGATCGTGATCGGCGCGTCAAACCGCGAGGACATGATTGATCCGGCAATCCTGAGGCCCGGCCGGCTGGACGTCAAAGTCAAGATCCACCGCCCTGATGCAGAAGCAGCGGCCGACATCTTCAACAAGTACATCACCCCGGACCTGCCGTTCCACGAAACGGACCTCGCCGAGCACAACGGCGACGTCCAGGCCACGGTGGATGCGATGATCCAGCGGACGGTGGAAGCCATGTACTCCACGGACAAGTCCAATGAGTTCCTGGAAGTCACTTACGCCAACGGTGACACTGAAATGCTGTACTTCAAGGACTTCAACTCTGGTGCCGTGGTTCAGAACGTGGTGGACAGGGCCAAGAAGTACGCCATCAAGGACCTGCTGACCACCCACCAGAAGGGGTTGCGGATCGAACACCTCCTGCGTGCGGTGGTGGACGAATTCCGTGAACACGAGGACATGCCCAACACCACCAATCCCGATGACTGGGCCCGTATCTCCGGAAAGAAGGGCGAACGGATCACCTACATCCGCACCATCGTCCAGGGCAAGGCCGGCCAGGAGCCAGGCAAGTCCATCGAAACGATGCCCACCACGGGGCAGTATCTATGA
- the dop gene encoding depupylase/deamidase Dop → MTAASEPAAGGTLPAGGAMRVMGAETEYGIHAPSAPSANATMMSARVVQAYAQVTRQRAAGGAETRWDYTDEEPLHDARGWTVDRAAAHPSQLTDQPPVLDAEAVALAYGREELELDGQDESGTLLMNMVLGNGARLYVDHAHPEYSSPEVTNPRDAVKWDAAGDLVALAAVRRLAADPDLPPINLYKNNTDNKSVSYGSHENYLMPRSVPFGDIVRGLTPFFVSRQVVCGTGRVGIGQDSSTHGYQISQRADFFEAEVGLETTIRRPIINTRDEPHATADKYRRLHVIIGDANLSQVSNYLKFGTTAMVLSLIEAGLAPKVEVYEPVAALQAVSHDTSLTATMRLLDGRRVTALDLQWMYHEAAAKLAQDTGVGDAVDGDGHTHEVLERWATVLTQLDSDRAAAASSVEWLAKLSLLEGYRERDGLEWGDARLGLVDLQWADIRPEKGLYYRFLARNRMQRILEDAAIASAVSEPPRDTRAFFRGKCISSFGKDVVGASWDSVIFDVPGYGRLQRVPTREPLRGTKALTGALFERYREAGPFLAELLGHNSTPPAA, encoded by the coding sequence ATGACGGCTGCATCGGAGCCTGCCGCCGGCGGAACACTGCCGGCCGGCGGGGCCATGCGGGTCATGGGGGCGGAAACCGAATATGGAATCCACGCCCCCTCCGCACCTTCAGCCAATGCCACCATGATGAGCGCCAGGGTGGTCCAGGCCTACGCGCAGGTGACACGCCAAAGGGCAGCCGGCGGAGCGGAGACCCGCTGGGACTATACAGACGAAGAGCCGCTGCATGACGCCCGCGGCTGGACCGTGGACCGGGCCGCCGCGCACCCCAGCCAGCTGACTGACCAGCCGCCGGTCCTGGATGCCGAGGCTGTCGCCCTGGCATACGGCCGCGAGGAACTGGAACTCGACGGACAGGACGAGTCCGGAACGCTGCTGATGAACATGGTCCTCGGCAACGGGGCGCGGTTATACGTGGACCACGCCCATCCCGAATATTCCAGCCCGGAAGTAACCAACCCCCGGGACGCCGTCAAATGGGATGCGGCCGGCGACCTGGTGGCGCTTGCGGCAGTGCGCCGACTGGCAGCAGATCCGGACCTTCCGCCCATAAACCTCTACAAGAACAACACGGACAACAAATCCGTGTCCTATGGCTCGCATGAGAACTACCTCATGCCCCGCTCCGTCCCCTTCGGCGACATCGTCCGGGGCCTGACGCCCTTCTTCGTCAGCCGCCAGGTGGTCTGCGGCACCGGCCGGGTGGGCATCGGCCAGGACAGCTCCACCCACGGTTACCAGATCAGCCAGCGGGCAGACTTCTTTGAGGCCGAAGTTGGACTGGAAACCACCATCCGCAGGCCTATCATCAACACCAGGGACGAGCCGCACGCGACGGCGGACAAGTACCGGCGCCTCCATGTCATCATCGGCGACGCCAACCTCAGCCAGGTCTCCAACTACCTGAAGTTTGGAACCACGGCCATGGTGCTCAGCCTCATCGAAGCGGGGCTGGCCCCCAAAGTCGAGGTGTATGAGCCGGTGGCCGCACTCCAGGCGGTGAGTCACGATACCTCCCTTACCGCCACCATGCGGCTGCTGGACGGCCGGCGGGTCACCGCACTCGACCTGCAATGGATGTACCACGAGGCCGCCGCCAAGCTGGCCCAGGACACCGGAGTCGGTGATGCCGTGGACGGCGACGGGCACACGCACGAGGTCCTGGAGCGCTGGGCCACCGTCCTCACGCAACTGGACAGCGACAGGGCCGCCGCTGCCTCGTCGGTTGAATGGCTGGCCAAACTCTCACTTCTTGAGGGCTACCGTGAACGTGACGGGCTGGAGTGGGGCGATGCCCGGCTGGGACTGGTGGACCTGCAGTGGGCGGACATCAGGCCCGAAAAAGGACTCTATTACCGGTTCCTCGCCAGGAACCGGATGCAACGAATCCTCGAGGACGCTGCCATTGCGTCAGCAGTCTCCGAACCGCCGCGTGACACACGCGCTTTCTTCCGGGGCAAGTGCATCAGCAGCTTCGGCAAGGACGTCGTCGGTGCCAGTTGGGACTCCGTCATCTTCGACGTGCCGGGCTATGGAAGGCTCCAGCGTGTGCCTACCCGGGAACCGCTTCGGGGAACCAAAGCCCTGACCGGAGCGTTGTTCGAACGCTACCGGGAAGCGGGCCCGTTCCTTGCGGAGCTGCTGGGACACAACAGCACTCCGCCTGCGGCGTAA
- a CDS encoding ubiquitin-like protein Pup, whose product MAGQEQQQPQSRDSQVEDEIPEAPPAPPEAQASASTEGVDDLLDEIDGVLESNAEEFVRAFVQKGGQ is encoded by the coding sequence ATGGCAGGCCAGGAGCAGCAGCAACCGCAATCGCGCGACAGCCAGGTCGAAGACGAGATTCCCGAGGCACCTCCCGCGCCGCCCGAGGCACAGGCCTCGGCGTCGACAGAAGGCGTGGACGATCTTCTTGATGAGATCGACGGCGTGCTCGAATCCAACGCCGAAGAGTTCGTCCGCGCGTTCGTCCAAAAGGGCGGTCAGTAA
- the prcB gene encoding proteasome subunit beta, producing MQESTANQVAANATSSFTEHLQRDRPELLPYNRSLQAGAPATPLQVPHATTIVAMSYEGGVLMAGDRRATMGNVIASRHIEKVFPADRYSVLGIAGTAGIAIDLTRLFQVELEHYEKIEGTLLSLEGKANRLGAMIRGNLPLALQGLAVVPLFAGFDTSAGVGRLFSYDVTGGRYEEHEHHTVGSGSVFARGALKKLWRPNLSAAEAIAVAVESLYDAADDDSATGGPDTVRKLWPIIYTVDSSGARQVPGNELEAVSRNVIEARTSAGREA from the coding sequence GTGCAGGAATCAACCGCCAACCAGGTAGCCGCCAACGCCACCTCATCATTTACTGAACACCTGCAGCGGGACCGGCCGGAGCTTCTGCCCTATAACCGGTCCCTGCAGGCAGGGGCGCCTGCCACCCCATTGCAGGTGCCGCATGCCACCACAATCGTGGCCATGAGCTATGAGGGCGGCGTGCTGATGGCGGGGGACCGGCGTGCCACCATGGGCAATGTCATCGCCAGCAGGCACATTGAAAAAGTCTTTCCGGCAGACCGATACTCGGTGCTCGGGATAGCGGGTACTGCCGGCATTGCCATAGACCTCACGCGGTTGTTCCAAGTGGAACTTGAGCATTACGAAAAAATCGAGGGCACGCTCCTCAGCCTTGAAGGCAAGGCCAACAGGCTCGGTGCGATGATCAGGGGGAACCTTCCGCTCGCACTGCAGGGACTGGCCGTGGTGCCGCTCTTCGCCGGCTTCGACACAAGCGCGGGCGTGGGCCGGCTCTTCTCCTACGACGTCACCGGCGGCCGGTACGAGGAGCATGAACACCACACCGTAGGGTCCGGATCCGTCTTTGCCCGCGGCGCCCTGAAAAAGCTCTGGCGTCCCAACCTCTCCGCGGCCGAGGCCATCGCCGTGGCTGTTGAATCCCTCTATGACGCCGCCGACGACGATTCAGCCACCGGCGGTCCGGATACTGTCCGCAAACTCTGGCCCATCATCTACACAGTTGACAGCTCCGGCGCGCGCCAGGTGCCCGGTAACGAACTGGAAGCGGTATCACGGAACGTCATAGAAGCCCGGACCAGCGCCGGACGGGAGGCCTGA